Proteins encoded by one window of Arachis hypogaea cultivar Tifrunner chromosome 1, arahy.Tifrunner.gnm2.J5K5, whole genome shotgun sequence:
- the LOC112703690 gene encoding RING-H2 finger protein ATL2-like: MENGNANKSSYDDINGKIMLISIVIVSVVLTIMICFHIYARLYLRHSRQLRRNNHSIRRNAHHHPHFVFYVNPAVMLASRGLDASVIASLPVFTFSRKTHPHTVDCPVCLSEFEEGETGRVLPTCNHTFHTECIDMWFHSHSTCPLCRAPVETPKRPDLVITVGHSEPGSSFQGDGLNQTGPVVSPSLVPKDSSSIVNVSVEVPARNEDYGCQSPSSSSSFRSPVGRMLSLKRILSRDQKASAVGCSSTAEEGGRSETQ; the protein is encoded by the coding sequence ATGGAGAATGGCAATGCCAATAAGAGTAGCTATGACGACATAAACGGCAAGATAATGCTGATATCGATCGTCATTGTCTCCGTCGTTCTCACCATAATGATATGCTTCCACATCTACGCCCGCTTGTACCTCCGACACTCTCGCCAACTCCGCCGCAATAATCATAGCATCCGCCGCAACGCGCACCACCACCCTCACTTCGTATTCTACGTGAACCCCGCCGTCATGTTGGCCTCCCGCGGCCTCGATGCCTCCGTGATTGCCTCCCTTCCCGTCTTCACCTTCTCCCGCAAGACCCATCCTCACACCGTCGACTGCCCCGTTTGCCTCTCGGAGTTCGAGGAAGGGGAAACGGGTCGGGTCTTGCCCACGTGCAACCACACCTTCCATACTGAATGCATCGATATGTGGTTCCACTCCCACTCCACCTGCCCACTTTGCAGGGCACCCGTGGAGACTCCGAAACGACCCGATTTGGTTATAACTGTGGGCCATTCTGAACCAGGTTCGAGTTTTCAAGGTGATGGACTGAACCAAACTGGACCCGTGGTTTCTCCTAGTTTGGTCCCAAAGGATTCTTCGTCGATTGTGAATGTGAGCGTTGAGGTGCCCGCAAGAAACGAAGATTATGGTTGCCAGTCGCCGTCGTCTTCGTCGTCGTTTCGGTCACCGGTGGGTCGCATGCTGTCGTTGAAGAGGATTCTGAGCAGAGACCAGAAAGCGAGCGCAGTTGGGTGCAGCTCGACGGCAGAGGAAGGTGGACGATCGGAAACTCAGTAA